TTTCTTTTCATCCGTTTCAACAAACTGTTTTATGTAACCCTCATATGCCTTATTTATGACATCATATAAACCTACATCTGCGTACCCCTTGCGAATTCCTTTTGCTATAGCATAAATAAACATTGCGGAAGCAGATGACTCAAGATAATTTCCCTCTTTATTATTATGATCGATCACTTGGTACCATACACCTGTTTTAGAATCTTGAAACTTTACAATACCCTTTAATAAGCGATTATAAATAGTGGTAACCTTTTCTTTCTCAGGATGATTATTAGGTATACACTCCAAAACATCTACTAATCCCATTGCGTACCAACCTATTGGTCTAGACCAGAAACTTGAAGAACATCCTGTCTTAGGATTTGCCCAAAATTGTTCTTTTTTCTCATCCCATGCATGATAAACTAGGCCCGTATCATTATCTTGAGCATGGGCTGACAACAACAATACTTGTTTAATGACATCATCAAATGCTTCTGTATCATTAAAGACTTTTCCAAATTCTGCATAAAATGGAGCACCCATATATAACCCATCACTCCACATTTGATATGGAAACGCTTTTTTATGCCAGAATCCACCTTCCCTTGTACGAGGATGTGTTTTGAATTGCTCTCTTAAGATATAAGCTGCCTTTTTAAATCTTTCATCTCCTGTTTCAAAGTACAAATCAAACAGTATTCTTCCACTAACAATATTATCAAGGCTGTAGGCCTCTACATCATAACCTTTAATATGTCCATTCTCATCAATATTCTGTTTATTATTTTTTACTATATAATTAAAGTACTTATGATCTTTTGTGTTTTTCCATACTTCTAATATGGCTTTAAAAAACACGCCATACTCGTGTGACCATTTGTCTGACAAATCAGGATTTGCTTTTATTGCTGAATCTGCGGTTTTCACTGACCAATTTTCATTACATTCTCTCATTAAATTTCCCTCCACTTTTTTTATACCTTTATGGTATTCAAATGTGTAAAAAGCCTTTAAAACAAAGATTTTATTTTAAAGACTTTTCATTTATATGATTTATTTGTATTCTAAAATTTACTGGTTATATAAGAACTTTTATTACAACTTTTTTAACTGGCATTGGTACATCTGCTACTAAACGTGGTAAATGTCCATCTTCCGGAAATAATATCATAATAATATCATCTTTAAGTGTTAGATAATCACCGTCAACCTTCTCAAGAAGATCATAATCATCTTTTACATTGTATGGCTGAGTGGGCTTCATCCCATTTACAGGATGATAACCAATCTTTTCTACTCCTGAAATAAGATACTGTACATCAATATGATAATTGTGAGATTCCCATGGTGGGTCATCCATTGTTGTGTATTCTTGTATCAGTGCAACTACTTTTTGTCCATCAACTTCATAGCTACCTGGAGCAATGTTTTCTAAGTCTGCTGTTTTCAAGAAATTAAATGCTTTTTCTAATCCTGAATTTAAACCATAGTACTTGTGAGCATTTTTTAAGGTGTCAATAATCATTTAAATCCTCCTCTTATATTTGCTCAAATCTATGAGCAACATACTAAATTTGTTTAAAAACTATTAATTCAATAATTCCTAAACTTTTTTTCCTTGTTTTGATGAATAATAGGAATAAGTAAATGTAAGCACTTTTTCACTATCACATCAATATATTGTATGACAACCTACTCACAATAATAACTTTTTATTATAAAACCTTTTTTTATAGCATATTGATTTAGTTATTTGTTTGTATTAAGTCTTTATATCTATCAAACTATTTTTCTACTCCAGTGTATATAAATATGGCATCTCTTAAAAACTTAGCCATTCCATGTTGCTTTTTATCATAATATTTAGCAAACCTTTCATCGTCCACATACATTTGAGCCAATCCTGCGTGAGCTTTTTTAGAGTATTCACTCCAGAAAAACGATAACCATTGTCGATGTAATTCTGCTGACTTTTGAGCTAATTCACTAGCTGGATTGCCTGTTTCAAATGCTTCTTGAAGCACTCTTAATACCTCATTTTCAATTTTTTTAACTTTTTCGTAATTTTCTTTAGTCATATTTTTAAGCCTCTTATTAGAATTATTAATAACTTCTTCACCATATTTTAATCGAATTTCTTGTCCATATGTGTTTTCGTTTTCTTCAATTATCTCACTCTTAAAACCTTCGAATTTTTCTTTATCACTCATTATAATGCTCCTTTCTTTTGCTGCAATTGTCTTATTTACATTAACAATTAGTTGATTTAATTGTTCCCTTTTATCAAGAAGTTTTCCACGGTGTTCATGTAATGCTTTAATTTCATCAAAACCAGGTGACTGTATAATCCCCTTAATTGTTTTAAGATTTACCCCTAGTGCTTTATAAAAGAGGATTTGCTGCAATCGATTCACTTCCATTTGACCATATATTCGATACCCTGATGAATTAATTCTTGCCGGCTTAAGAATTCCAATTTCATCATAATATCTTAATGTACGTGTGCTTATACCTGCTATTTGAGCTAGTTTTTGAACTGTATATTCCATGACTTTCCTCCTTGATATATATAGGGTACACTTTTACGTTACGTTAATGTCAATAGGATTTAAGAATTTTAATTAATATTTTATGGGCTATAGTTTTTTTTTAATCTTAATAAGTGCTCTGTTATTAATATTATAGATGGCCAAGGTATTACTGGTTTTAGCTTGTGACGTATATGACTTACCCTTTTAGATTCAGTTATTTTACTAACAATCATTAAGTTATTAGACGATCTTCTTAAATGAAAGTTGGCTTTTATGTAAGATTATGCAACTTACACTTAAGGGAATTAGACAATTCCAATTCCCTTTTCTAATAGTTTATCAGGCAAATTTATAATCATAAAAAAATACTCCAGTATTTTTAGAATCATTTCTTCTACTGCTATTTTTCTTTGAATGTTTTTACTGAGAGCATAAGAAAACCCCCTTATGGATAAGTTTGTTCGCGCTTACATTATACCATGTTTTGGGGGTTTTGATCTTTTTAAAACCTTGTATCTTCAGATCTTTGGGGTTATTTATATAAAAAATTATAACCTTTAATTGGTTGTATTTATGACTTTTTTACTGGTCTCTAACTGTCCTTTTTGATTCTTAACAGAAGGGATAGTGTATTAATAGTTTCTTGGCACTCTTATGTCCGCTTTATGCAATTTGAATGATGACTAGGTGGGCTGAAACGGGTCTTGTGCCTCCAGCTAATGGTGTTATGGTTAATGCTGCTGCATTTCCAGCAGGATTTCGTACTGTCAGAATTGAATCTTCTGCTATCGTCTCAACAAGAGCCATTCCAATTATCTGAGAAGTACCTGTTGCCCGTCCTACCACTGTATAATCTAGATCGGCTCCATCTAAAGTTAAAATCAATTGGCCAGCTTCATCAACACTCACTTGGAACAGTACTTGGTAAGTTCCTATTTCAGCCAAGTTAAAAGTACTGGGACCCGTACGCGCAATTCCAGTCCCACTAGTCGGTCCATCTTGTGGAAACTCCACATCAGCGCCTGGCGCTACTGTTGCTGTATTATCAGGTGGCATTAATGCATAAAAATCTGCAAAATTCTCTATTTCTACTTCTCCTGTTGGTCCCGTTGGTCCTGTTGGGCCTGTTGCTCCTGTTGCCCCTGTTGCCCCTGTTGCCCCTGCTTCTCCTGTTGGGCCTGTTGCGCCTGTTGCTCCTGTTGCCCCTGCTTCTCCTGTTGGGCCTGTTGGGCCTGTTGCTCCTGCTTCTCCTGTTGGGCCTGTTGCTCCTGTTGCCCCTGCTTCTCCTGTTGGGCCTGTTGGGCCTGTTGGGCCTGCTTCTCCTGTTGGGCCTTCTGGCCCCGTTGGACCTGTCGGGCCTGTTGCTCCTTTTGGACATTTATGATGTTTTTTACAACAATCAAAGTAATCTTCGCAATCAATATCCCATAAATCATCGGTAAAATAATCGTCTTTACCACATAGATTCCAATATGCAAAAGACTTATCGGCTTCTTTTCTTTGTTTTTCATCTGTACGATATCTATTTTTATTAGATTTTGTACCCGTTCTACTCATATTTTATCTCCTTTCATTAATAATATATTACTCTACACAAATTCATATCATATTACTAAGTTGCTTTATTACATAATATGACTATCTACATATATTGACACACTGATTACTTTATACCTTTAAGCTATTTGCATAATCAGAAGGTGTGCTGAAACAGATCTTGTGCCTCCTGCCAGTGGTGTAATGGACAATGGTGCTGCATTTCCTAAAGGGTTTCGTACAGTTAATTCTGAATCAGCTGTTGTTGTCTCAACTAGTGCCACTCCTACTATCTGTGAAGTACCTGTCGCTCGTCCGACAACTGTATAATCTAGGTCTACACCGTTAAGT
The genomic region above belongs to Natranaerovirga hydrolytica and contains:
- a CDS encoding collagen-like protein, which produces MSRTGTKSNKNRYRTDEKQRKEADKSFAYWNLCGKDDYFTDDLWDIDCEDYFDCCKKHHKCPKGATGPTGPTGPEGPTGEAGPTGPTGPTGEAGATGATGPTGEAGATGPTGPTGEAGATGATGATGPTGEAGATGATGATGATGPTGPTGPTGEVEIENFADFYALMPPDNTATVAPGADVEFPQDGPTSGTGIARTGPSTFNLAEIGTYQVLFQVSVDEAGQLILTLDGADLDYTVVGRATGTSQIIGMALVETIAEDSILTVRNPAGNAAALTITPLAGGTRPVSAHLVIIQIA
- a CDS encoding YhcH/YjgK/YiaL family protein, with protein sequence MIIDTLKNAHKYYGLNSGLEKAFNFLKTADLENIAPGSYEVDGQKVVALIQEYTTMDDPPWESHNYHIDVQYLISGVEKIGYHPVNGMKPTQPYNVKDDYDLLEKVDGDYLTLKDDIIMILFPEDGHLPRLVADVPMPVKKVVIKVLI
- a CDS encoding glycoside hydrolase family 88/105 protein, with the protein product MRECNENWSVKTADSAIKANPDLSDKWSHEYGVFFKAILEVWKNTKDHKYFNYIVKNNKQNIDENGHIKGYDVEAYSLDNIVSGRILFDLYFETGDERFKKAAYILREQFKTHPRTREGGFWHKKAFPYQMWSDGLYMGAPFYAEFGKVFNDTEAFDDVIKQVLLLSAHAQDNDTGLVYHAWDEKKEQFWANPKTGCSSSFWSRPIGWYAMGLVDVLECIPNNHPEKEKVTTIYNRLLKGIVKFQDSKTGVWYQVIDHNNKEGNYLESSASAMFIYAIAKGIRKGYADVGLYDVINKAYEGYIKQFVETDEKKNIIIKGTCKTGGLGVTSNRDGSFEYYVSEPVISNDFKGIAAFILASIEMELLAQK
- a CDS encoding MerR family transcriptional regulator; the protein is MEYTVQKLAQIAGISTRTLRYYDEIGILKPARINSSGYRIYGQMEVNRLQQILFYKALGVNLKTIKGIIQSPGFDEIKALHEHRGKLLDKREQLNQLIVNVNKTIAAKERSIIMSDKEKFEGFKSEIIEENENTYGQEIRLKYGEEVINNSNKRLKNMTKENYEKVKKIENEVLRVLQEAFETGNPASELAQKSAELHRQWLSFFWSEYSKKAHAGLAQMYVDDERFAKYYDKKQHGMAKFLRDAIFIYTGVEK